The Vanessa atalanta chromosome 4, ilVanAtal1.2, whole genome shotgun sequence genome segment ttcaacgaaattctgccacatgtgtattccaccaacccgcattggtgcagcgtggtggaatatgctcgaaaccttctcctcaaagggagaggaggacttagcctagcagtgggaaatttacaagctgctaatgtaatgtaaaactctaaaatctgtaaatttatctttagaaagtgtgttatttatttatttcttattatattaaattaggaACGTACAATGTTAACATTAttgtagtaattaaataaatgaaacatgtCGTCATTCATTCGAAGTGAGTGCGGAAAATGGTGAAATTTTTGAAGCGTAAAAGCAGACTTGTGTCGTCATAAGACCGACGCTCGTGGCGCTACACATGAAGTACTACAGGCTTTTAAAGGAAAGAAATCTGAAATCATATTTGTACAGGAAAGTGTGTGAAAAGTCTTTCCAAAAGGCAATTTAGATAAATGTGCCTCGATGTGTTGCGATCGTTAAATATTTGACATAGCATATTTTTAGAAAGTTCttcaatacttatatttttttactcacaCTTCATAAATTCCCGTTTTTTTAACGAGCcctctgtttattttttatatgttttgtgCTAGCGATTGCGGATTTGTCTCCCGCTATccgcaattattttaattaatatatatagtgaatatataatatcactaaatcataaaagtaatattcCTTCTTAaccataataagaaaaaaaattgttgtggATTGTGGAAGATCTTGCGTAACGAGACTGAATTGTGCGCACGtccaaatatttcataatcataatcattttatataaacggATTTATTTGGCTCGGGTTTTGCATATCTCAATCGAAGTGTGCGAAATCACATTAAGCGTTAAGCGGATAACGCTCGCTAGCCAGGGTCGCGTTTAGTGGGACGAAGGCTGTTATGAGAGGCTGGGATCGAGTGCTTTTGCCTACCTACGATATTGATAGCGTTAGCATATTTTGCTTTcctagattttattaatttcacacTCTTTATGTCTCAAGTGTCTGACGTAACCGATGATACAACGTCATCACATTTATAAAAgtgatgaaattaatattaaaggttGTGTCGAAGTTCTTAATAGTTCAGTGTTTCCTTTtagatttatgatttaatttttttttggtttaggCTTACTTCGCACGCGTTTGAAATTAAcacttaaaaacttaaaataataactttattattattttatagtgttATAGTTTAtagttagttaattattttataaagtatagttACTCcatattacatcagctatctgtcagCGAAAGTCCCGTTAAAATccgtccagccgttccagagaatAGCCGGAACAAGcagagtaaaattttaaataaagttattttggtatatgtaccgtgtaaacatggtttattatttagtaaagcggttattttaatattacaaacagacactccaattttattatgtgtacTAGATAATAGATGTATGTGTATTTGTTTGTGTCATTTAGGTCAATGTACATATATCTTGTTACTTACCTTCTCGTCTGGTAAAGGTGAAATTTCTGTATGGGAAGCTGATGAGGTCGAACTGAGATAAAGTCATGCCAGGCACGAAATTAACGCTCTGCGAATTCTGCCACTGATATACTAGTTGCTGGTTTGAGTACGCATCTTATTTCAGtcatgaaaaagaaaaatataaagtatgtgcacttattgttatatattgttaattaatttttaattaccgccttcatggtttttctgtttgacctaaaggttgactggcagagaatgccttcaggcattatgTCCCATTAAGtttatggtggtcaataaagctttcaaataaataaataaatattacgaaatgTGACTTCGGATTAATTCTGGTTAATAAGTACATGTGTCTGAGTCGCGATAGTCTGGTGGCTACAACACGTTTTTCCCCCAGGGGTTCTTACTGAAGGTTTCCACTGcgtgaaaaaaaacaaaacaaaacaaaacaaaaactggCTATAGCATTATCAACCGAAGATGGTTGGCGATGAAGGATAACACGTGagcaaattgttataaaaatatcaaatcataaaaaagttgtaaaattgtCGATCATTTGGATATGTATGAGATTCTATGTCGAATTActctgttataataattacgtgGAGGAACAGTTAGAGACACAcacattataacatatataaaattaaattgtctatCAATATGCCTATTACTCGTTTGCCTAGTCCTTTAAAAGTTACTGCCGCTTTGTAAATTAACAGTATACTAAGCACTTACTAAATAGAGTGAATATACCTATCTATACACTTAACTTATCGGCTgagtcatatttaaatatatcgatttGTTTTCCTATAAAACACGAATATACGAAAAGGTGTTTAAGCGTTTGGCGGTATTGTAAGCCGATTTTGCATGCTCTGATAACTTCTTACGGCCGCCAGGTTTTTCCTAAATCGTCACTGGTTGGAATATATCATGAAATCCATGTATACTCACAGCTGCCGAGGATGAGCGGACACGATTGCCGATCCATCGGGAAATTACGAAGCTCCATCGGACATTTCGCTTTAATCGTTAACCTGTAGTGttacaaaatgttatgtaaattacgaaagtttgatatttttttcgagTATTCATACTTTAGGCTATTGAAGTTAAAATGAGATGTAGAAGATTTATTGTCcaatcatatatttaatgtgtaatttataagCAGCAAGATATCATAATTGTGTTGTCGGGTAACCGGAGCGTCAACATTTTTCACATTGCCAATTAAAATGTACGCTATGCTTTTAGCGACggcaaaattaatgttttttctcGTTgaacatcatttatattttttataatggagAATGGGCAGAGTTGTCTAACTACATAATACTAATGAaacgtatgtaaataaaaagcttatttttattatataggtggGTGTGTAGACATCGCCGCAAGTGCAGCGAAATTTCTGAATCTATCAGCAACCTCTAACATCTATACTTATTCTACCATTAGAAGTATCATTGTTTTCGTTTGACGTTGTGTACTGTGCTTTTATCTGTTACTATTATTGACCTTCTTCACTTTGAACACGGCacttattttgcattttttattttttttgttaatttaaactgTGTGCGCTTATTATGTTTCCCTTTACACACATTACGTTGTCATAGTGTCGTATTTTGTTTATGGTATACGATTGCATTGTCCTAAATGTTCTTAGAACTTGATTctatttgtacatataataGATTCGGTGGATcggaatgtttaaaaattacctttaagttaattattatttgagtttTGACAATATATTTAGGAGTCGGATCTTAATACAAGTACACttcgatattttgttttttaaatataaaatacgtaatatcgttaataaattacattccgACATCCTTTGACGAATTGCCTTTGGATGTAAACGTCGTTGACAAATATTTACCACTTTAAGAAAGAATCTCAATGTCACAGTAGTCGAATAAGCAGACAGCAGAGTGAGTGAAGTAGGTATTgacgaaaatgtttttattttttgaggtTTTAGGTGGTCTTCTTATCACTCGTGtgtcacttttaaaaatattgcgttGAAACTTTTAGCAGTAATTCGTTATGGCAAGAGAATGTCTCTTATTGAATCAAATGTTAAATTTCTTTGTGCTATTATACTTTGAGATCCATTGTATATATTGAAAGGTAGCGCTAAATAAGAATTTGATGATACCAACTACACTTGTTCcaaaaaaaagttcaaaattaaaatggatatatatataatatgtcatgGAACCTACGTATTGATACACAAAAGTAGCAATTTCCCATTCCAGCCAGGGCCGAATTGACCATATCGATACCTTAGGCAATGCACGTCCCTTTACCCTTTtctaattttctaatattttttttaccacaatgccattttatttataataacgaaCAAACGGTTTTTACTTTAtgacaagggtcataacatcagTCTATTAAAAGATTTGgcttcaaatatttcattagagTAGTACTgtatcgataaatatttttttctttatattaaattaataataattgttttataggtacatataattgttatatatattttggatcGGTTTAAAGTTAAGGATTGCTGTAACTTAGACACATGTGGCAATGTTGCAAATATACCACTGAACGAAGGTAGGAACAGTTAGAGCCTAATTACGATCACAAAATGGAAGTGGTGAACGAACGATTCAAGCGGGACTTGAAACTCCTTCGAGTTGAGAATTTTTAGAGATTTGTTCATTATATGTTTGAAAACTTTCACAATGCTGCAGCAATACTGAATGCGTTCTATCTGATAATTATAGATAGTGCATAAGCCCACTcagaaagtatatataatactagctctTACCCGCGGCTTCtctcgcgtagaatatgaatatattaacaaattaacttaaaatattacgttaatgtaagatcTCTTTGTGAACCACATTGGTGTGTGGtttcaactcatttttaatcggtagcccaaaaataaatatttcattcactTAGTGGTACAATATCAAAAAACACTAAAATTCGTATTTACTCgcttttaatcagtatcccaaaaataaatattcgtgtttttaacttaaaaaatgactgactcCGATAACatctttcaacccttatttcacctcctcagtggtagattatctagatacgctaaaataaaaattaaatacgtatctactcattttttatcAGTATCCCAGAAATAAAGTTCATGTTTCTttcttcaaaaatgacggacttttatacaaacttcatccaacccttatttcacccccgtaggggtagaatatgcagaaacactgaaataagtatctactccttttaattagtatctcaaaaataaagtttcatgtttctaacttaaaaaataacggacttccatacaaacgttcaacccctatttcacccctttaggggtagaatttccaaaatctgctccttagtgggtgtcatgatatgttagtttataagtgtacatataagttttatgcttctagttctaaaaataacaatactttcaacaacttacaacctttcatccccttTTTCACCCCATTACAAcccttttttccaaataaaaagtagcctatgtcctttctcaggctctagactatttgtgtaccaaatttcattaaaatcggtccagtagttttggcgtgaaagcgagacagacagacagagttactttcgcatttataatattaatatggataatatggatttaattaataaatataatagataaatggataataaatataataagcagGTAGAGGtttgaatttacatttaaaattaaaatcaaggaTCTTACAGATCTATAGCTATCATTGTTTCGAATTGTagaatctaccgagaagaaccgggaaGACACTCAGCGGTTAATCTTTTCTAACATTTGAGATACATGTctaaaagtcaacaagtatacCTCCACGCATATTTAAACTTTCCGATTTGGAGAGGATTCTATCTCCTtcgaatttttatatatttctgctGGCAGAAATATTACGATACTTCATACACACACTTGAACTTTTGAACACTTGCTTTTTACTCTTTTAATGGAgatttaaatgtacttatatttgATGATGTTCGTGGTCCGATACATATGGGCAGTTTGCCCCTTGTATGCTCATATTGAtacatattgatttaaatatttagattaataataaaaatacaaatttggctttataaatattatagatcattttagatgttttttctgtttttttatttaacttagttTATATGACGCTTACTGAACGTTTTCGACAGCACGACATACAATTGGAACATGAGAATATATATTCATTCCGCCTTGTTCAAGCCTAAACAAAATTATCCTTGATATCaaagtaattataacattttttgttattggtAACTAAATGGTATTTTTGGTTGATTAGGTAGATCAACCTAGATACGTTTTTGCCCATTCTCCTTTCGTTTCTGTATTTTCAAGTTCGTTTGCATATAAAaggctatttatatattttgaaagcgaacaaatttagataaaaatagatttgatttaatagagttttttaataataataatacttaatattacttttcATAATAACACCTAGGTACTTACCGCATAGAGTAGAGAATATCACCGTGTTGACTGATCCTCAGTAACTTATTGGGTACGGTAATAGTGTGAACGTATGAATGCTTCCCGTTATAAAAGTAAGTATCTGGTCGCCATATTCTTTCTAACATTTTAATAGAAAGGGATAAGGAGCGAATGGGACCCAAGAATGACAGTCGAGTGTCCCTCCAGTATTGCCTGAAGTAGCAGTCCATTGAATAATCCTAGTTACGAAAACATAAaacaacattacattacattactgaaatacttaaaaaaataaattacacaatttcATTTTACCTACCATATCTAGTTCAGAAACTGGACCCATACTCctaattaatatgtttgtttgtacaaCCGTAGGATAACCtggtattaataaagaaatatgcgtaataatattaatcaaacgcCATGAActctttcaatattttaagattttagcTATGTACTTACGTACCTTTACCGTGAGTAGGTAGTTGCGAATTCTCGTAGTTCTTTAGCAGGTTTTCCAAGACTAATGTGATGTTTTTCGACACAGCGTCGTTTatgcttctctttgttttcCATAAGTTAGCGTTATTTTTGTCGTTGGTATCGTTAAGAAAACTTGAAAATAATACGCCAGAGCTTTTGTCCCAGTGACCATCTATGTTGTCTCTTGATAGATTGTTAGCAATTGCAGATAAAATCTTCGGAGTGTCTCCCGATGTACTACTGTCATGGGACTTGAAGGATGTCAGCATTATTGGAAATGTTCCATTTTTTGTCGTCAAATAAATTGCTCCTTTTGCGAAAGCTTCTTtgctgaattataaaaataatatattataaatataagagataataaatattttatggatattaactaatagatatatatatatatatatatatatatatatatatatatatacatatagagtTTGAATTATAGTTTGTAGTTCTAGATAAATATctcaaaaacaaaatgtttttaccaatatttattcaatttgagTATTATTTAAGCAGCACACCGCTATCTAGTTATGCAATTTCGTACCAATGTTCTACCTTTACCGCAAAAACGTCgccctttttattttgtattatgtaaaacaGGGTTGCCTGATGGTATTTCAATGAGAAATTGCAAAATGTAGTACttgttattcatttattttcattattcatcGAGAGCTATAGTACTTTATGTGTGTCccctaaaaacaaaatgttttcggagtctttttcatataatttattttatttttcgttttcgtCGTTTTGCTTCGAAGCGTCAGGCGCTTCCTAATCGGATGTAGTCACTGCAGAACAGTAAACAACATAAACCTTTAAAGAAGGAAGGCACCTCATTTTCTCACTTATATTCCAAAATACGTTATCTTTGCTATAGTTtagagttatattattattatggaaaatacGTAAGTAGtcttaaaacaaattgaaatatagACGTTATTTTAAACCTGATTCTTAAAGTTTACTTACTATGCCGTGGATAGCAAGATATGTTAATACTGTACTTTAAgccacattattttaatctgttgaatttattttggtatttattgaACTTAAACTGAATAACATACTTATTTGGTGAGATGACAATATGCGTGATTTTAATAACACGTGATGCAACTTAATAATAAGTCTATGTAGTCAAATGTAGCAATTTATATAAGGACCATAGTTTGAAATTGTCAATCTGAACACTTATTGTAATTGAATTACCACGCGAGATGATTGCGACTTCTCCATATCATTGATTGCTCAAGAGCTCGCTCCCTTTCCATTGAAGCGAGTAAAAACTACGCAGTGATTTATGCTTATTTCAAACTTTATAAACTTGATTCATTATCTATCACAGATTCAGTTAGTTAGAAGAAATAACTACAGAGATaagatgaaaattatttttgtagtgCCCTTATTCTTTATTAGAAGAGATGAACAGAGagacaatatttgttttagtagacaatatttgttttagtaactttttaatttcattatttctgtGTGGgtataattttgcaaataaatttaagatatattctATCCAAAAGATTAGGCTGAAATTTTACATACGCATTAAGTGCCAGaaagtacaataataaataatataatttgttagtaGAGGCTTACAGAAAATCTGAttctaattaatgtttaaataaagaaaatatagtatttttcttTCACTAAAACAcggcttataaaataatttaagtataaaacgGTCATAGTAATATTAGCAAGAATttgatacataatttaattcttttgaaCCATTGTTTCTGAAAGAaaactttgttataaaaaatcttcACTTCGGAGTAATCTGATGGATGagaaaagttgtaaatattgcAGACTCAATTTAgatgtttgaattattacatttttatacaaatttcttTATGATAAGCacttataaaaaatgaaaatattatgaaaattaaaaaaaaaaaattaataaaaaaaaccagtaAAATTGAAACTTTAACAGTCCGaactgtttaaattaaaaaaaaggcctacgttattttaaatttttgtttaaacaatGGAAAACACCTCTATGAATAACTCCATTgagtgattttattaaaatttattgatttcattcttgtaaaattttatacaaataacgtaagcatttttgaatcgtcaattttcAGAATTTGATTAAGTATAAAGCTACCGGCTGTTCGAACTGATTGATGAATTGAAATCGATTGTACCAACAAGAAAGAGAGTAAGAAAGTAAGTACCCAAAGCATTATTTGTGTtcaacaacaaatatatttacataagccGCACTAAAAATTGCAAAGGAGAATGCCCATGAAAGTAAGGTAAGTCCCGCCATCGTATCGCTAAGCGCtacgataattattttttaaattttgcgaTAACTCgtaacagattatataaaattatataaatgtaacgacaagtttattcttaattaGTACTTaagataataaacatatttatttttatacactatATTGGTTATAAAAACTTAGAAAATAATCCTTTGTTCTTGaccgaaatttaaaaaaaaaaggatactGTGAGTTATCTTTATAAGACAGATATATGCTAGTCCGACCTTTTTTTTAAGAACTTATTGTGAGAAACAATTCTTCTTTACATTATTTTCgtgtaactttaatatttacgcGGCGTACAGCACTgaagattttaaaatacacgacttatttatataacctAATTAATTTCTACAAAAATGTACCTTTCAAATATTGATTTTCTTCAAATAGGTGCCGTAGTTCCTGAGTTTACTCTCCGTAAAACAACTAAAACACAAAATTCACGCTCTTCTTCAACTCATCCTAAATTTTAGTTCATTTTAACCGCAATGAGTTTTATACGACCGATTAATtcggtatatatacatacatatatacaatattaatcagCTGAGAATATTAATCCGTCTATCATAGGCATGACGTACTAAAGGGAAGGAGGGCTCTGATAGTTTCATCAAATAGGCAAGGATAGGCAAAACCcacttaatgttatattattaatgttttcttaacaagttattttaaatatatgaattagcAAAATGAttgagatattatattattatctgtgtttttatctaagtacaattaaataatgtatatattatactgaaaAGAGGTAGAATAGTAGGGAATGTAACATACGTATACTGAAACCGCGAAAAAGTTGATGTAGAAGCCGATTTATTTGGAGCCCCGCCAGGCTCCAGATGCTTGTTTCGTTTGTGCATGAActgtataatttttagttttcaatttctgtttttgtttcttCAGCACTATTCATTACATTATGTTATTAAGCTTAAGATACATTTGGAATACCTACAATTAGAACCAATaagattgattattttaatagattagacaaacattgtaaaattttgGTAAGTGAAGAAAAACTTGATCAGCCGAGCAAGGTGTTCGCTTCTGTAATAAAACTCAGCAATAATAaagtaatgataattattaatttaaatctcatgttaaaaaaaaaatcaaatgtaatatgttttactaaataaaggataaaatagATGATAATGATAACAAAATCGTTTACTTAAAATGCAACTTAATCTTGCAAAAGGACGATTCAGAAGTACTTGTACTACGTAAATtatgtgaattttaattttaatgtagaatttaataattagaaaaataatagttaaataaaatagaatagatTTAGAAAATTACAACGTTTAAGGGTTCGAATCTACACTAAACGAAAATCACACTAAGGTAAGGCAATCAAGTcctattgtataatatattttaaaatgaagttGTGTGATGTTAGCATTCTTAACTATTCAAAAcgcattataaaaattacatttcatataatttttaaataaaatgttaagttactttactttactttatactttattgtacaccacacagagaaaataaataaatacaacatggaTCCAGCCTAAATTATAGAGGCATACTATTCTGGCGACCTAATCGCTAcgtagcgatctcttccaggcaaccaacaGTTTAGGTTAGGATAGCTCATAGAATATGAGGTGggtgctgtaataataaataaaataacattaatctgtaatcaaaactaataaataaatgtaagtatacaatacacaaattataactcaataaataaatcaatacatataaaatacaagcatataatcaaaatacactctatatacaataagtacgaatatatactatatgtcCTCAAACATAAagagaaatagaaaaaaaattaaagtaagatTGTTCTTTAGCTTAaattgtaaatgattttttataaaaagttgacTTATGATCCGGCACTCTTAAAATCAATCTCTTCATAGAACGAAGGACTTCTCCAGGTttccctaaaaatattttttttcctctaAGTAAGGGGGAGTAACACTGTGAAACAACACACTGTACAGAATAGACAGGATATGCATATTCCAGCGAAGTCTAATGGGTAGCCAATTAAGACGAGAACGAAATTGTGAAACGTGGTCATATTTATAAGTTTGTCAATATAAAAATCCCATAAAGCAGGCTCAATCCTAGTATTACTTATAGAAGGTAAATCAGAAttaccaattaataaataaatttacaagctttgcttaagtaatattttatgttactaaataaaaaagtaatgtcaTTACGATCTATTTGCGGACAGAATGTTTATCGTatcattttgtgtttatatcacAATATGAGGAGCAaaaccatttatttatataatatgttaagtcTGATACCGTGTATGCAGTTACGGTCAGAAGTGTAAATGAAAGTTATGTTGACACTGATAGCGGGTTGGCTCTCTATCTTTCATGGCGGTTGGGAAACTTTGTTCATTAGTGTCATTCTTTCTTAGAaatctgtatattttatctcttttaacttacattttttttcagtttagcTTTAGCaagattttttatacaatatatgtttttaatgataAGATGTGtaggtatgtgggactcgccggcgATAATTGTGCCAGaatatctacaaaaaatatagcGGTAACCACTTTCGTTTCTTCGGGGGATACTACGGTGTCGTTTATACATGCAACCGTGATGTCCCGCCAAATCtacttcggcggagcgggtcagTAGAGGCATTCTCCTCACGCTCCCTTTTTGCAGCCTCCTTCCGCGATATAACACATTCGCAGAAAGAGACCACCTCCACCCAGCGTTAATCACGTAAGAATGGCAGACCTTCCTAATACACTTTTCCTAACACTATTTTCTTTCGctaccgagtacgagatgaattataggtaaacacaaattaagcaaatcgAATATGTGATGCCCACCTGCGCTTGGACTCGCAACCTTTGTTTAAGAttcacgagttctaaccaccggGCAGTCCGGCTCCAATTTTAGTAACatagataaataagtattatagtataaaaataagtatagtaaaaatatttccaaatcaATGTTATTctatattctttttataatttatatatatcttcttTGTAGCTACAAAAGCCTTGATTGTGAGCTCTTATTGGTGACAGAGAGCTCTCATCGATACAAGCACTCTTTGCTGAATACCGAAGTGTTACAAGTTTCAATTCTGACAAACCAACTTTTAAAACCTTCACctctattttctttataaaaatataatattaggaaaAAGAGCTCTCTATTCAGTTGAAATGAGGGCATACGTTTCGTGATTTGAATAATCACGTCAGAAAAATGCTTAAAGTTCTGTTTACTCTGTTGCTTGAGTTAaaagtttacataataataaggtTAATGAATTAAAGTCTCGTTGTGGCAACAATATCATCACGTAgccaattaaaattatcttatacgTCATCAAACTTCCATAAATCATTCGTTAagagtattaatatttactttttaagaaaACAGGCAGTAAGgttgttcatattttttatttacaaaatacgcattgttttattaaaatgttaatgtatattaaatttgaattatttatcccATATACTGATCAAGTTCGGCCACATGCGGCACTTCGTAATCAAGAGCTCGGACCAAATCGTAAAGAAACATAAGTATGTTactgaacaaaaatataatgttaattatttgcaAATTGGGTTGTTCAGAAGATAAGGTCCGAGGATCAGTTAGTACACAGAGATGTCCGATTAGAACTACGGCGCTCGGCAGCGGAGGTCCAACACTTTGAAACTGTTCGAGAATGTAGCCTAGAGCCATTAAAGCGTGGCCGACATACGGCAGATATACCTCTAGAACACATTGCAATTCCAACATTTGTTTGAATCGATCATACTGACACGAATTCTGAATTTCTATTGAGCGCTGACCTCAACTCTTGATATTCACCGattattgagaaaatat includes the following:
- the LOC125077684 gene encoding gamma-aminobutyric acid receptor alpha-like, which encodes MVYENLLITCIVLLLGKEAFAKGAIYLTTKNGTFPIMLTSFKSHDSSTSGDTPKILSAIANNLSRDNIDGHWDKSSGVLFSSFLNDTNDKNNANLWKTKRSINDAVSKNITLVLENLLKNYENSQLPTHGKGYPTVVQTNILIRSMGPVSELDMDYSMDCYFRQYWRDTRLSFLGPIRSLSLSIKMLERIWRPDTYFYNGKHSYVHTITVPNKLLRISQHGDILYSMRLTIKAKCPMELRNFPMDRQSCPLILGSYAYSNQQLVYQWQNSQSVNFVPGMTLSQFDLISFPYRNFTFTRREGDFSVLQVSFNLQRHTGYFLIQVYVPCILIVVLSWVSFWIHREATSDRVGLGITTVLTLSTISLDSRTDLPKVRYATALDWFLLMSFFYCIATLLEFAGVHYFTKVGSGEIVIDDSEWEDLIEEVGGDAFAARQLAVRRRSSVRSGNNFSFSTANENHDQTDLTQKPEQTAVRLTMERTTQTEVRVPRWRQLLYCLAGDDQYRRQRQREAGNRGHINSVSHIDKAARVLFPASFALLNFFYWMIYALSNDTFAWSDNPINTLSH